CAGGTGACTCTTAATGGTCACCCAGAAAAGAGACTTCCTAATACATTGAATGTAAGCTTTAAAGGGTTAAATGGTTTTGAAGTATTAAGTCAATTAGATGATATAGCTGCTTCGACTGGTTCAGCTTGTCATTCAGGGAAAAAAGAAGCTTCCTCTATCTTACAGGTAATGAGTATAGACAAGGAAATAGCGATGGGGGCGGTTAGGTTTAGTTTAGGTCGTTATACAACAAAAGAAGAATTAGAAAATGTTGTGGAACAATTAAGAAGAATAGTGCTTGGTGAGAGAAAAAATGAAAACTAATCCCTTCCTGAAGAGCAAAATTTTAAGAAAGGGTATGGTGAAGGAGGATTTGTTGTTATCAAAGTTAAAAAATAATTGAGAAAAAGTAATAAGAAAATCAAATGGTTAAAAGTAACTTATTAGTATTGTATCTCTATATTAGGCAGGAAATGATAAGTCTATATTGTAATAACATAATTGAAGGATATATTTGACTTATTCAAAATTAAGGGGGATGAAATTGATGACAGAAGTAAATGTAAAATGGGAGCCAGGTAAAAAATTCTGTTGTACTGGTGAGGGAAATGGTAAAGAAATAGTTATCAGTAAGGATGATATTTCGGCAACAGAATCATTTTTGATGGGATTATGTACTTGTAGTACTATTAATCTAATCAATATTTTAGAAAAAATGAGATTAGATTTTGAAGATTTGAATGTCAATGCTGAAGGTGATATTACAGATGAAGGCCGTCGGTATTATGAAAAAATTCATATGCATTTTGAGATTTATGGTAATATTCCAGAGGATAAGTTAGAGCGAGCTTTAGATTTAGCAGAAAAGAATTGTCTTATCGTACAAACAATTGGTCCAGATACCGAAATTACTCATAGTTATGAACTTAAATAATGTCAGTGTAAAGGAGC
The genomic region above belongs to Selenihalanaerobacter shriftii and contains:
- a CDS encoding OsmC family protein produces the protein MTEVNVKWEPGKKFCCTGEGNGKEIVISKDDISATESFLMGLCTCSTINLINILEKMRLDFEDLNVNAEGDITDEGRRYYEKIHMHFEIYGNIPEDKLERALDLAEKNCLIVQTIGPDTEITHSYELK